The Streptomyces sp. NBC_00510 genomic interval CCTCCCCCTCGAATCCGGGGTACGGCGGCGCGATGACACGGAAGCCCTTGTTCTCGTAGTGGGCGATCCAACTCTCCCAGGCCCGCGGTGTCACCCAGAAGCCGTGGACGAGGACGATGGTGTCGGGTTGCATCAGTGTGCTCCTTGGCGGGGCCTATGACTGGTCGTGATCTGTCGAAGGTCGACGCGAGTCGCTCTTGCGCACTGCCCCACAGTTGGGGCCGCTCACCCCTCGACGCTGGCTGCGCTTTGGGTGGCGGCCATTGGACGAAACCCACAAGGGGACAGGCCGACGGGCACGTCTTTGGTTTTTGCCGGCGATAAGTGGCCGTCGTTTCCGGTGCCGTCGAGGCCGGTTCGACTTGACCGCAAGCCGGCGCAGAAAGGTCGAGCAAGATTCCCTTGTCGCTTTCGCGATGAGCCTCCACCACCTCTCTGTCCCGGCGTTTCGATCTCCAATCGATGACCGGGAAGGTCCGGCGAGTGTGACACCGAGCACTGAAGGTTGCCTCATTGGCAAATCGCAGACTGTGTATTCCGAGGGACCCGAAGCATCCCCTATTGCATCGCACGCAGGGACATCGAGTCCTCGACGCGGCTTGGCCGGCATCGCTGGGAGACAGAGCGGACCGTGTCCTGGCCGGCTGCCGACGCCTGCACCGCCGCCGCGAACGTGAGGCCGGGTGGCACCTCGCTGTCCTCGACATCGCAGCAGCCCTGATCGGCTACCGCCACCTCACCAGGCGAAACTTCGCGTGATCAGGGAGTTCTCAGGCGGTGGGGTATCTGTCCCGTGCGGAGGAGAACCGAGCCTCCTCCTTGCGGGCTCTGCTGGTCCACAGCCTGAACGGGCAGGGCCGGTACGAGGAGGCGTTTGCCGAGTCCCAACTGCCGACGCTTCCCGCGTCCCGCGCCGGGAGCGGGCAGTCTGCCATGGTCGCCGCGGCGCTGCACGGTCTGGGCCGCCGCGACGAAGCGGAAGCCGCCGCATGTCAGGCATTGGGCGAGTGCGAGCGGTTCCTCCATCCCACCCATCCGCGCATCCGCGAAGCGCGGGAATTGCTGGCCCGCATCACCGCCGGGGATCCTCCGTCCGAAACCCCGGGCGCGGGCGCCGGATCCTCGTAAGGCCCGGACGGGCTCACTGGTGAGTGGCGTCGCGTGATCGCCCGACTGGTCGCCGTCATGAGCGAATGCTGTGATCGGCGCTACAACCAGACGAGGAAGTGGTGAGTGATCGAGCTCAGGCCGTAGACGGCCGGACCTCGGCAGGGGCGGGCCGCTTGCCCAGGTTTCGCCAGGCTATGGCGCCCAGAACGGGCAACAGGACCATGATGACCAGCCAGCCCACCTTGGGCAGCGTTCGAATGCGCGCCGCGGGGGTCCTGATGCAGTCGACCAGCGCATAGACGTACTACGCCGCGACTATTGCGTAAATCGCGTAGACCAGCACTGATGTCATCGGGCTACCTCACGTGCAAGGGCTGCTGCCCGTTTGTGTGCGGCACGGCCTGGCCCCACTGTGCGGTCATGTTAACCGGTATCCGCGGGGGCTCCGGCTACGGTGCGTGATCCTTGGGTCGGGAAGGCGTTCCCCTGCGGTCTGCCGGACCCGGGAGCCGGACCTGCGGTCCTCCGGCACGGCGGGGGCACCGGCGGCGCCACCCGACATCCCGCGCTGGGGCGGCGGCATGACGTGCGGCGGGCTGTGCGATGCCGGGCCCCGCTTCTGCCGGAGCACCGTAAGATAGGTGACACTCGAAATCTAATTACCCGAGGGGTATCCGATGGGGCGTGTATCGCAGGCTCAGGCGCAGGAGAACCGGCAACGCGTGGTGGTCACCGCTGCTCGGCTGTTCCGGGAGAAGGGCACTGGCATAAGCGTCGCCGACGTGATGCAGGCGGCCGGATTGACCCATGGCGGGTTCTACAAGCAGTTCGCCTCCAAGGATGCGCTGGTCGGTGAGGCCACCGCCCGGGCCTTTGCCGACCTGGAGGGGCGCCGCACGCAGGCGGACGATGAGCACGACGGGCAGCGCGACGCCGCACGCCGGGCACTGACCGGCTGGTACCTGTCGGCTGGGCATCGTGACGACCCCGCCGACGGCTGCGCCTCCGCCGGGCTCGCCGTCGACATGGCCCGTGACGCGGGCGACTCGGCGGCGCATCGGGTGTACGACGACGGGGTGCGTGACTTCGCGGAGTGGCTCGCCGTCGACAGTGAGGACGATGGCCTGGTCCGCCTGTCCATCATGGTGGGGGCTCTGCTCCTGGCCCGGGCCACCCACGGCTCCCCGCTGTCCGACAAGCTCCTCCAAGTCGCACGTGAGGCCCTGTCGGCGCGCGACTGATCACGCACCGCCCGTCGGAGGTGGTGGCCCTTGCCCTTTTTAGATGGCATGTCATGTCTAATCTATCTTTGTGAGGCCCGGCCGCAGGCGGCTACATCCACCCGTGGAGGTTGCTTCCTCGGTACGTGACCGGTCTCCGTACGACCGACCTCGCGCGGGTGGCGTCAGAGATCCCGAGCCCGCACGGGCAGAGCGTGTGCTCGCTACCGCCGCCCTTCTGCAGGGCCTGCTGACCCTGTCGGACCAAGCCCGGGCCCCGTGCACCGGCCGGACCAGCGAAGCAATGGAGAAAGTTCGATGACCACGATTTTGATCACGACAGCCAACGGCGAGACCGGCCGACCGATGGTCGACTACCTGCTCACGGCGGGCTTCCACGTGCGCGCCATGGTCCGCACGGACGACGAGCGGGCACAGCGACTGCGTGACAAGGGCGCCGACGTCGTATTCGGAGACCTGCTCAACCTCCGCGACGTTCGCAAGGCCATGGAGGGCGTCCAGCGCGCCTACTTCAACTACCCGGTCGGTGAGGGACTGGTGGAGGCCGCAGTGATGTTCGCCCAGGCCGCCAAGGAGGAGGACCTCGAGCTCATCGTGAACATGTCGCACTTCCAGTCCCGGCCCCACGCGCGGAGCAAGGCCACGCAGAACCACTGGCTCTCCGAGCAGATCTTCGACTGGTCGGAAGTCCCCACCACTCACCTGAGGGTCACGTTCTTCATGCAGTGGCTGCTCTACATCTCCGGGCTGATCCGCTACGGCCGCTACGCGATGCCGTTCGACAAGGAGAGCCGCTTCGCCCCGATCGCCGGCCGCGACATCGCGCTGACCGCTGCCAACATCTTCGCCTCGCCCGAAGAGCACGGTGGGCAGGTCTACGCCCTTACCGGCCCTGTGGAATACAGCCACGAAGAGCTCGCGGCCGAGGTCAGCCGGGTGCTGGGCAAGGACCTTCCGTACGAGCAGGTCACCGTGGCCACCTTCCTGGAGATGCTCGGTATCGGGCAGGACATGGCGAAGCTCAAGCACTTCGAGGCTGTGACCCTCGACCAGCGGGAGGGCCGCCTGGCGGGCGTCAGTGATACGGCCCCGCGCATCAACGGGCAGGCGCTCACGACGGTCGAGGAGTTCGTCAATGAACACCGCTCGGCGTTCGAGCTCGACTACACCAAGCCGAGCGTGTAGTCGGCCGGCCCGAGATCACGGCGCCGAGGCCCCCAAGGACATCCACCACGGTCACTGGCCCCTCTTCCAGTGCCGGACGATGCCGCCCGCAGCACGGTGAGCCATCCGACGCCGGCACCGTACGTGGCGAACCCCAGTGGTCAGCCCGTTCCTCTCCGGTGGGCGGGATCGTCGGAGTCGCCGTCGGGGAGGTCGACGAGGATCACTGCTACGTCGTCGCTCAAGTGGCCCTCGGTGTGGTGGAGCAGTTGCTGGTGCAGTTGTTCGAGGAACTCCTTCGGGGTGGTGGCCTGCAGCGCTTCCATGGCTTCGGGAAGGGCGAAGAATTCGTCGTCGCGGTTGCGGGCTTCGATGACGCCGTCGGTGTAGAGCAGCATCCGGTCGCCGGGGAGGAACGGATAGCTTTCGGCTTTGGGCGGAGGTCCGGTGCAGAGGTCCTCCAGACCGAAGGGCGGCAGGGGGCAGGAGGGCGTCAGGGCCCGCACCTTGCCCTGGTGCAGCACCAGCGCGGGCGGGTGGCCACGGTTGATCAGCTCCACCACATGTTCACCCGGGGTGTCCGGCACCTGGGCCAACAGGGCGGTGGTGAATCCCTCGAGCGCGACCTCCTGCCCGAAGGCCCCCGGCACGTCCACCTCCCTCAGCAGCGCGGCCCCACAGTGGTTCATGACCTTCACCAGGTCGTCCTCGTAGTGCACGGCTTCCCGGAAGGCGCCCAGTGCCACTGCGACCGCCCGCATGGCGTTCAGCCCCTTGCCGCGGACGTCTCCCACGATCAGCCGGACGCCGTAGCGTGTCAGCACCGCCTCGTACAGATCACCGCCGACCTGCGCTCCCGTCCCCGCCGCGAGGCTCAAGCTGGCCGCCCGTACCGGACCCAGCCGCGCCGGAACAGGCCGCAGGATGACATCCTGTGCCGCCACGGCGATACGGCGAACCTGATCGAGCTCGCTGCGCCGACGCGCACGCACCGCCTTGCTCAGCATCACACTGGCCACCGACACCACCAGCAGACCCACGAGGTTGCCGAAGACCAGATGGGTTCCCCACGCATGGTTGTAGGTGGCCGTGGTCAGGTTGACGACCAAGGCGACGGCCGCCGCCGACAGGGTGCCCTTCGGGCCCATCGTCAGCGCTGCCAGCGCCGGCACGGCGGTGAGAAGGGGGCCGGTCATCAAGAAATGCGCAGGAGACAGTTCGATCCCCAGCACGCCCAGCGCTATCACGAAGGGCACAGCCTGCGTGAGTGTCAGGAGGACCCCGCTATGGCCGCCCGCTCCCGGCCCGGGAGACGAGCAGGACGGTGACCGCATGCATTCAGCCTGCCCCAGTGCGGCGCCGATCGCACCGTCGAATGTCCGGCACGGCTGATCTGCGAAATTGACGTGCCACCCGCAGCTGCAGTTGCAGCTGTAGCCGCACAGGGAGGGCCCCGCGCCGGTGAAGGGGGTAGGCGACCCGGGGGCGTGGTTGCGACACCAGCGCCCATGCTGAGCGCGGCGCTCGCTCTGTACGGGCCGCTGCCGCTCATCAGGCTGTGGCTCAGCGAGTGATCAACTGGCTGACTTCAGGGGCTGACAGGCCGGCTACCGGGCCGCCTCCGCGCATACCGGGTCGTCGACCGCGCTCACGGTGTACGGGGGCTGTCCCGGCGGGTCGTCGTTCTGGCTGTTGACGACGTAGAGCCGGCAGCCGTGGCGGGCCAGGGTGGTGGGCAGGTCGAATGGCTCGCCGGTGATGCGGTGCGTCACCGTGCCTGCGTGCAGCCCCTGGTCAAGTTCGGCGATGTAGACGCCGTTCGGGGCGCCGTAATTGAGCACCGCGTATAGCGTCCGTCCGCGGAGCAGCATCCCATCGGCCCCGAAGGACGCGCCGCCCAGATCGAGCTGGACGACCTCACCGGTGGCGACGTCCACCCGCCACACCGCCTCGGTCCCGTTGGACGCCACCAGCAGTGTGCTGCCCGACCGGTCCGCGACGATGCCGTTGAGCAGCCAGTACTGCGCGGGGAACTGCGGGAAGGCGGAGCGGATGTCCAGCCACGGTTCCAGGGGCCCGAGCCTGCCGTGGCGGAGGGCGGCACGGTACACCACGGGGTTGGCCCAGTCCGTGACGTAGAGGGCGTCGTCGGTGATCACCAGGTCGTTCAGGTCCGGCGCGCCGAGCGGACCGCCCTGCGCGGTGCGCGTCGCGAGCAGTCGGCCGCGGCGGTCGTGGACGGTCAGTTCGCCTCCCCCCACGGAGTACACCCGCCCCCGGCCGTCCGTGTGCACCCCCAGCGTGCTTGGGCGGTTGGCCAGGCCGTCAGCGCGAAATGACCGCAGGCGCGCGGAGCGGACGTCGCCCCGGTACAGCGCGCCGGTGCCGTCGGAGGACACGTACATCGTGCCGTCGCGGTCGATCGCGATTCCCTCCGGCAGCACCCCGGGAGCCTCGGAGACGACGTAGGTGCGTGGCAGTTCGTGCGCGCTCGCAGGGACGACGGGCAGGGCCGCAAGGCCGGCCAGCAGGGCCGCGGCGCCGAGCCGCGGAAGTCGGGTGGAGCCGGGCATCGTGGCTACCTCCGGGGTGCGTGGTGGACGCCCCCGCGACGCGGGGACGTCCGAGAGCCTGCCCGGGGCCGTACGGCGGCCGCATCGCCTTTCACGTCTAGGCGAAAGGCTTCGCCTGGCCCATAATCGGTCGGCGTGATCCGCTTACACTTCGATGCCGCCGACCTGCGCCGGATCACACTCGCCCCGGCGCCCAACGCCCTGTGGGAGGCGGTCCTCAGCGTGCGCGGCCTGCGCACCGCGACCGCCGGAGCGGGCCGGGCGCATCCTGCCGCCGGGCGGTGGCGCCGCCAGGTGAACGGCAGCTTCGCCGACCGCGCCGGGGTCCTGCTCGACCTGGTGCCCCGTGACGGCTACGTGCCCGACTTCCTGCTCCAGCCCGCCGCCGGGGACCTCGCCACGGCCGTCGACCTGGCCGGGCGCACCCCTGCCGCCCGCATCGCCGAGGACCTGCGGCTCCCGCGGGACCCCGGCGGTCGGGGCGGCGCGCAGGAGCCGCCCAGCCGCTGGTCGCTCGAACTCGCCGCCGGATCGGCATCCGCACGGCGTGTCCTCACAGCCGACCTGCGGAGCTACTTCGCCTCCTCGATCGCCCCGCTGTGGCCGCGGGTCCGCACCGACGGCGCGGCGGACCGCGCCCTGCGGGCCGAGATGCTGCTGCGCGGCGGCGTCGACGCCCTGCTGACCACACTCGGCCCCACCTGGCGCTGGGAACCGCCGGTGCTCCACCTGCCGTCCCGGAACACGTACGACATCCCGCTCTGCGGCCGGGGCCTGCTGCTCATGCCGTCCTGGTTCGCGACCGGCCCCATGATCAGGTACCAGCCCGGCGAACCGACCGTGCTGGCCTACCCGATGCACCTGCAGGAGCCCTCCACCGACCCGGCCGCCCCACCCGGGGCTGCCCTCGGACCGCTGCTCGGGCGGACCCGGGCAGCCGTTCTCCAGGCCCTGCGTGATCCGGCGACGACCACCGCGCTCGCCGAGCGGCTCGGGGTCTCGCTGGCGACTGCCAGCCAGCACGCCGGCGTCCTGCGCGACGCGGGGCTGGTGCGCACGACCCGGATCGGCATCGCCGTCCTGCACACCCTCACCCCGCTCGGCACGGCCCTGCTGTCCGGCGAGCCACCCGCGGCGGTCGGCTAGGCGACGGGTTCGGGCGCGAGCGTGTGCGCGGTCCGTCCGCCGTGGTCGAACCACCGCGGACGGACCGGCCGCACCCGTGGCGGGTGCCGTGAACGGCCGCGCCTCAGCGCAGGCCGAAGGCCCGGACCACCGTCTGGTGCACCGAGTTGCCCGCCGAGTCCTTGGCGGTCGCCCTCAGCGACACGAAGGACGCCTTGTTCGGGGCGTCCAGGCGGAACCGCCCGTCGCTGCCGCAGGCGGCCTTGTGCCAGGTCCGGCCGTCGTCGTAGGACAGCTCCACGCCGACCGCGCCGAGCTTGCCGGCGAGGCTGGCGCCCGGCAGGTGGGCGGCGGTGACGGACAGGGTGTCGTGCCGCCCGGCGCGCCCTGCCGCGTCGGTGCCGATCCGGTAGTCGAGCTGCACCAGCGGCAGCACCACGGTGGCGGCATCGGTCGGCTGCGCCGACGTGAAGTCCCACTCGGTGCGCGTACGGGAGGAGTACGGGGTGTAGGTCACGTCCCGCTCACCCGTGACGACCAGCTTGTACGGCAGCTTGCCGCGGCTGGGGGCGTCTCCCCAGACGTTCGTGAAGTTCCCCTGGCCCAGCTGGGTGGTGCCCTGGTAGAGCGTCTGCTGCTGGGTCACGGCCGGGTCCTGGTTCCACCCGACGTGGTTGCCGCTGCCCCAGGCCGGGATGTCGATGTACAGGAGGCTGCCGTTGCGGGTGGGCGGCAGGTTGTTGAAGAAGGCGTCGTTCAGGAAGGGGCGCTGGATCGGCTTGAACCACTCCTCGGACTGCCTGCTTCCGGCCCGGTAGGCGGTCTTCGCTCCCTCCTCGAACCCGATGGACTCGGCGAACACCTCCTGGTGCCAGCGGACACCGTCGGTGGACACCCAGTCGGTCCGCTTGCCGTTCGCGGGCTCCGGCATGATGGGGCCGGAGGACCAGTCGACGCCGTCGAGCCATTCGAAGCGGAACTCTGCGCCGGGAACGTCCGGCTTCGGGCTGGCGAAGGTGACGTCGATCCGGGCGAGGTTCTTCGTGTCGCCCTTGACCGTCATCTTCGACGGGATCTCGTTCTGCCAGGCGTGCGCGAGGTCGTACACGTACGGGCTCGCGGTCTCGGAGTCGACGGTGATCCTGGCCCCGCCGTCCACGGCCTGCCGGATGAGCTTCTCGCCGTCCTCGGTGCCGAGCAGGCCGACGTCGAGGGCGACGGGCCGCTGACCGAGCGGCGCGTAGGAGCGCATCGGGCGGCCGTAGCCGTTCTCCACGACCAGCATGAGTTTCGCGCCCGCGGCGATCGCGTTGGCCGCCTGGTCCATGTCGCCGACGTCGTCGCTGTGGCGGACCACCACGGCCTTGCCGCGCGCGTCGAGGTGGGCGTAGTCCTCGCTCGACCCCTGGCCGGCGAAGACCAGCGGCAGCTTGTAGGTGCCCCTGGCCAGCGGCGTGATGCCCTCCTGGCGCAGGATGCCGGCGAACTCGGTCGTGCGGGTGGCGACGGCCAGTGCCGGCTTCTCGGCGCGCCAACGGGCGGTCAGCTGGAAGTCCCCGTGGGTGACCTTGTGGGTGGTCGGCTGCGCCCAGATGCTGTCGTAGTACACGCTCTCGGCGGACAGACCCGACCTGACGCCGTTCATGACGCGGTTGTAGCCCAGTTTCTGGAACGTCACGTCGCCGCGCTGCGGGGTGGTCATGTCGATGCGCTTGGCCTTGGAGGCGTCGAACGTGACGGTGGTGTCCCGGTCCACGAGCACGTCGGGGTCGCCGAGCAGCGCCAGGCCCCTGGAATGGGGGCCGTGGACGCCCTGGACCTCCTGGTAGGACAGGGCCGAGTACACGTCGTCGGGCACGAAGATCTCCACGGTGCCCGAGGGGCCGACGCCGACCGGGACGGGGTCCTTGCTGCCTGCCTTGATCAGCATGACGTCGCCGGACGTGGGATTGCCCTCGGAGTCCTTGAACGTCAGGGTCAGCTTGTGCATCGTTGCGAAGCCGAGGGAGACGGCGGTGTGCGCCACGGCCCTGCCGGCCGTGTCCGTCGCGAGCACCTGGCCCGAGTAGTGCTCCTTGGCGGTGCCCGCCGAGCCGTCGATCGTCACCGTGACCTTGGCGGAGCCGTGCGCGGGGACGACCACTTGGGAGGCTGACAGGCGGAACATCCCGGACGGGGCGCCCGCCGCGTCGACGGACAGCGAGAGCGCGACCGGCGCGTCGGTGACGTTGGTGTACGTCACCGGGCGCTGGAGGGCGCCGCCCTTGTACTGGGCCGCATAGGCGGTCGCCGAGGCGAAGACCCCGGCCTGTGCTGCCGCGGCGACGTCCAGTCGGCCGCTGCCGGCCTCGAAGGCGTCGTACGTCGGGGTCTGCCGGGAACTGCTGGCCAGCAGGTCCTTCAACTGGCCCCCGGTGAGGTCCGGATGGGCCGCGGCGAGCAGGGCGGCGGCGCCCGCGACGTGCGGTGTGGCCATGGACGTGCCGCTCATGGACTGGTAGGCGCCCTGGTCGTTCCCGTCGAACCGGGAGTTGGCCGCCAGGATGTCGACTCCGGGGGCGGTGATCTCCGGCTTCAGCGCGCCGTCGATACGGGGGCCCCTGCTGGAGAACGAGGCGAGCGCGTCGGTGGAGTCGACCGCGCCCACGGTCAGCGCCGAGGTGGCCGCCCCCGGTGCGACGATGGTGTTCGGATCCTCACCGAAGTTGCCCGCGGCGACCACGAACAGCGCGCCGGTCTCGGCGCTCAGCCGGTCGATGGCCTGGCTCATCGGGTCGGTTCCGTCGGACACCTGGCTGGTGCCGAGGCTCATGTTGATGATCTTGGCGTGCTGGTCGACGGCCGCCCACTCCATGCCGGCCAGGGCGTAGGAGATCTGTCCGCCGCCGTTGTTGTCCAGCACCTTGCCGATGCTCAGGCGGGCGCCCGGGGCGACGCCCTTCTCCTTGCCGCCGGAAGCCGCACCGGTTCCGGCGATGATGGACGCGACGTGGGTGCCGTGTCCGGCGTGGTCGTCGGTGTTCTCGTCCGGGACGAAGCTCTGATGCGCCGCGATGCGGTCCGCCAGGTCCGGGTGGCCGGCGTCGACGCCGGTGTCCAGGACGGCGACGTCCACGCCCTGCCCGGTGTCGCCGCCCTGCCAGACCTGCGGGGCGCCGATCTGCGTGGTGCTGTCGGCGAGGTCGGCGTGGATGGGGGCGTCGAGCCAGATGTGCGAGATGCCGCCGCCGAAGGACGGCTGGGCCTTCCGGGCCCGGGCGCCGTCGTTCGCCGCCGCACCGGCCACGGACTTCCAGAAGTCGTCCGCGCGGGAGCGGTCCGCGGTCAGCGCGGCGCCCTGGATGCTGTCCAGGTTCCGCACCCGGGCCGCGCCCTCGGGGACGGCGGACGAGCGGCGTGCGGCGCCGGGCTGCGTGTAGGAGACGATCAGCGGCAGCCGGGCGCGGTGCGCGTCGTCGTATCCGTCCGCGATCAGGGCCGTGACGTTGAACAGCTGCCGGTCCAGCGTGCCCTGGGCCAGGAAGGGCAGGGCGGACTCGGGGTAGACGTAGAGGTCGTCGCCCGACGTCATGATGCGGGTCCGCGCCGGCAGTCCGTCGGCACCGCGGACGGTGACGGTGCCCCCGGACTGTCCACCGCCCCGGGCGACCTGACTGGTGGTCACGACGTCGCCGGTGATCAGTGTGACGGTGTGTTCGCCTGTGGGCACATGGTCCGCAGCGGATGCGGATGCGGGTGATGGAGCGGGAGTGTCGGAAGGGGCGGCTGCCTGAGCCGTGATCGGGCTCGTGAGGGCGAGTACCGAAGCGCCGGCGATGACCGGCACGCTCCAGCGTCTGTGGTGTCGCTTCAAGGGTGTCCCTGGTTGGGGTCCGGGCAGGGGACGATCGCCCCCTGCCGTCCAGGGGCGTCACACCGCAGCGGGTTGGCGCCACCTGGGCGACGTGATCATATGCATGTATGAATTCACTGTGAAGAGTGGTGCCTGCACATTGTGAAACTCACGGCAACGATGCGTTGCGCGCAGCGGGCGCGCAGCCCTTCCGCCCGGTCCCGTCTGCGGCAGAAGTGGTCCCCGGGCAAAGGCTGATGGAGGCGGCGGCCGGGGTGAGCGCGGGCCGCGTCCTTCGTCTTCCGCGCGGGAGGCTGATGGTGGAAACACTGGTCACAGTGTGCCTCATCGTGTTTGTGTCGGCGCGGGCGAGTGGAGATCTGCCACCGGGGTGTCCGTGCCGCTATTTCCTTGGAGATCCGGTCCAACAGCCTGCTACGTTGCAAGACTTTGTCCCGATCGGAAGGAATGCCATGGACGCCCCCTCCCTGCACAGCCGGTTCCTCGGCGATGTGCTTCCCCGGATCCAACAGGACGACCGTGTCAGTGGTGTTGCCATCGCGGGGTCGATCGCCGGTGGACACCCCGACATCTACTCCGATGTCGACCTGATCGTGGTCATCGACGACGAGGCGTTCGACTCGGTCATGGCGGAGCGTCTCACGCTGATCGGTTCCTGGGCAGCCCTCGTGGCCGGATTCACCGGGGAACACGTCGGCGAACCCCGCCTGATCATCACGCTCGTCGGGCCGCCCCTCCTCCATGTCGACTTCAAGTTCGTGCGGGGCTCCGACTTCGCCGACCGCACCGAGGACCCGGACATCCTGTGGGACCGCGACGGCCGCCTTGCCACCTCACTCGCGGAGCATCCTCCGACCACCCCGTCGTTCGACCTCCAGTGGATCGAGGACCGGTTCTGGACCTGGGTGCACTACGGCGCGACGAAACTCGGCCGCGGTGAACTGTTCGAAGTCGTCGGCCTCCTCGGCTACCTGCGTGAGGCCGTACTGGGCCCCCTGGCGGCCCGCCGGGTGGGTGCGGCCCCCCGTGGCGTCCGCCACCTCGAATCCATCGCGCCGGACGAGGCGCGTGACCTCCGGGCGACCCTGTGCGGTTACGACCGGCACGACGCCGGCCGGGCCCTCCTCGCCGGCGTCACGCTCTACACACGGTGGCTCGAGGAGGCCGGAGTGGCGATCGAACGTCACCCTCACGCCGAGAAGCTCGCCGTGCAGTACCTCCGCGACGTCATCGACCAGACGAGCTGAGCCGGTCTCCTCGGTGTGCACTGTTCGGCGGCCGGCGGCAGTACCCGGAGACCGCAGTCGACCGCGTACGGCTGCTCCAGGCGTTGCACCAGGCGGGGCCACCTGTGGCCGCGAGTGTGCAGTGCCGCCTTGCATGAAGGGAGGGGCGGGGCGGCTTACCGCCTTCCGGCGGAGTCCCTGCCGCCGTCACTCGACGTAAGTGGTCAAACACATCTTCCGCCAAGAAGTCGTGGAGAAATGAGCGAAAATGGAGAAGAGGACGTTTTGGTATTTGTCGGGGAGCCATAAATGGATGCCTTGGACGAACTCCTTCGAGGGGCTGACCCGGCGGCTCTTCTGACGCTGGACGGTGCCATCCTCGGCCTCAACGCTGCGATGGCCACAGCGCTCGGTGGGCCGGAGGAGCAGTGCCTGGGACGTGACTTCGATGAGCAGCGCCTGGGAGGTGACTTCGGCGATCTGCTGCCCGCAAGCCAGCGGATGTCGGCCGAGAGCCTCGTGGCCCAAGCCGCCAGGTCGAAGGCGGTCGCGATGCGGGTGCTGGAGTTCCCCGGCCCGGGCGACGCACCCGTTGCCTGCTTGATCGAGGCGCGGCAGGTGAAGGATCCCGCAAGGGACGAGCCGTTGGTCTGGGTGCACGCCCTGGATGCGCGGAACGACCTGGCGAGCCTGTTGATCCCGTTCCGGCTGGCCACCGAGGCCGCCGATCTCGGCCTGTGGATGTACGCACCCCAGGGACGCCAGCTGGAGTGGCTCGGTGGCGCACCCTCCCTGGCCGCGCTCTTCCCGGCACCCACTGTGTCGCTTTCCCGTGTGATCTCGGCAGTGCACGCTGACGACCGGGAGGCCTTGCGGCAGCTCCTGCGCTCGACCTCCACC includes:
- a CDS encoding TetR/AcrR family transcriptional regulator produces the protein MGRVSQAQAQENRQRVVVTAARLFREKGTGISVADVMQAAGLTHGGFYKQFASKDALVGEATARAFADLEGRRTQADDEHDGQRDAARRALTGWYLSAGHRDDPADGCASAGLAVDMARDAGDSAAHRVYDDGVRDFAEWLAVDSEDDGLVRLSIMVGALLLARATHGSPLSDKLLQVAREALSARD
- a CDS encoding NmrA family NAD(P)-binding protein is translated as MTTILITTANGETGRPMVDYLLTAGFHVRAMVRTDDERAQRLRDKGADVVFGDLLNLRDVRKAMEGVQRAYFNYPVGEGLVEAAVMFAQAAKEEDLELIVNMSHFQSRPHARSKATQNHWLSEQIFDWSEVPTTHLRVTFFMQWLLYISGLIRYGRYAMPFDKESRFAPIAGRDIALTAANIFASPEEHGGQVYALTGPVEYSHEELAAEVSRVLGKDLPYEQVTVATFLEMLGIGQDMAKLKHFEAVTLDQREGRLAGVSDTAPRINGQALTTVEEFVNEHRSAFELDYTKPSV
- a CDS encoding serine/threonine-protein phosphatase; translated protein: MPFVIALGVLGIELSPAHFLMTGPLLTAVPALAALTMGPKGTLSAAAVALVVNLTTATYNHAWGTHLVFGNLVGLLVVSVASVMLSKAVRARRRSELDQVRRIAVAAQDVILRPVPARLGPVRAASLSLAAGTGAQVGGDLYEAVLTRYGVRLIVGDVRGKGLNAMRAVAVALGAFREAVHYEDDLVKVMNHCGAALLREVDVPGAFGQEVALEGFTTALLAQVPDTPGEHVVELINRGHPPALVLHQGKVRALTPSCPLPPFGLEDLCTGPPPKAESYPFLPGDRMLLYTDGVIEARNRDDEFFALPEAMEALQATTPKEFLEQLHQQLLHHTEGHLSDDVAVILVDLPDGDSDDPAHRRGTG
- a CDS encoding winged helix-turn-helix domain-containing protein; this encodes MIRLHFDAADLRRITLAPAPNALWEAVLSVRGLRTATAGAGRAHPAAGRWRRQVNGSFADRAGVLLDLVPRDGYVPDFLLQPAAGDLATAVDLAGRTPAARIAEDLRLPRDPGGRGGAQEPPSRWSLELAAGSASARRVLTADLRSYFASSIAPLWPRVRTDGAADRALRAEMLLRGGVDALLTTLGPTWRWEPPVLHLPSRNTYDIPLCGRGLLLMPSWFATGPMIRYQPGEPTVLAYPMHLQEPSTDPAAPPGAALGPLLGRTRAAVLQALRDPATTTALAERLGVSLATASQHAGVLRDAGLVRTTRIGIAVLHTLTPLGTALLSGEPPAAVG
- a CDS encoding S8 family serine peptidase, with the translated sequence MKRHHRRWSVPVIAGASVLALTSPITAQAAAPSDTPAPSPASASAADHVPTGEHTVTLITGDVVTTSQVARGGGQSGGTVTVRGADGLPARTRIMTSGDDLYVYPESALPFLAQGTLDRQLFNVTALIADGYDDAHRARLPLIVSYTQPGAARRSSAVPEGAARVRNLDSIQGAALTADRSRADDFWKSVAGAAANDGARARKAQPSFGGGISHIWLDAPIHADLADSTTQIGAPQVWQGGDTGQGVDVAVLDTGVDAGHPDLADRIAAHQSFVPDENTDDHAGHGTHVASIIAGTGAASGGKEKGVAPGARLSIGKVLDNNGGGQISYALAGMEWAAVDQHAKIINMSLGTSQVSDGTDPMSQAIDRLSAETGALFVVAAGNFGEDPNTIVAPGAATSALTVGAVDSTDALASFSSRGPRIDGALKPEITAPGVDILAANSRFDGNDQGAYQSMSGTSMATPHVAGAAALLAAAHPDLTGGQLKDLLASSSRQTPTYDAFEAGSGRLDVAAAAQAGVFASATAYAAQYKGGALQRPVTYTNVTDAPVALSLSVDAAGAPSGMFRLSASQVVVPAHGSAKVTVTIDGSAGTAKEHYSGQVLATDTAGRAVAHTAVSLGFATMHKLTLTFKDSEGNPTSGDVMLIKAGSKDPVPVGVGPSGTVEIFVPDDVYSALSYQEVQGVHGPHSRGLALLGDPDVLVDRDTTVTFDASKAKRIDMTTPQRGDVTFQKLGYNRVMNGVRSGLSAESVYYDSIWAQPTTHKVTHGDFQLTARWRAEKPALAVATRTTEFAGILRQEGITPLARGTYKLPLVFAGQGSSEDYAHLDARGKAVVVRHSDDVGDMDQAANAIAAGAKLMLVVENGYGRPMRSYAPLGQRPVALDVGLLGTEDGEKLIRQAVDGGARITVDSETASPYVYDLAHAWQNEIPSKMTVKGDTKNLARIDVTFASPKPDVPGAEFRFEWLDGVDWSSGPIMPEPANGKRTDWVSTDGVRWHQEVFAESIGFEEGAKTAYRAGSRQSEEWFKPIQRPFLNDAFFNNLPPTRNGSLLYIDIPAWGSGNHVGWNQDPAVTQQQTLYQGTTQLGQGNFTNVWGDAPSRGKLPYKLVVTGERDVTYTPYSSRTRTEWDFTSAQPTDAATVVLPLVQLDYRIGTDAAGRAGRHDTLSVTAAHLPGASLAGKLGAVGVELSYDDGRTWHKAACGSDGRFRLDAPNKASFVSLRATAKDSAGNSVHQTVVRAFGLR